A genomic segment from Methanolobus zinderi encodes:
- the thiM gene encoding hydroxyethylthiazole kinase, with the protein MKNSLKSIRETKPLVHHITNWVTIYDCANMTRAFGALPVMAHAREEAADMTGIASALVLNIGTLTSDLIDAMIISAKAANEKNIPVVLDAVGVGATGFRDDMAAKILDSVQVDIIKGNYSEVARLAGEDARTRGVEATSIDADPKKIAKEYADLRSCVVVMTGKEDIISDGKRVFMVKNGHESMGSIVGTGCMAASVIGIFAAVNPDYCDAAKDALCYFGIAGELAAGKSGGPGTFKMHFYDEVSRLSDEEVQAKLNFKEY; encoded by the coding sequence ATGAAAAATTCATTAAAATCGATCAGGGAAACAAAACCACTGGTTCATCACATAACTAACTGGGTAACGATATACGATTGTGCTAACATGACAAGGGCATTCGGTGCGCTTCCGGTTATGGCTCATGCCCGGGAAGAGGCAGCGGATATGACTGGCATTGCATCTGCCCTTGTGCTGAATATCGGAACCCTTACTTCTGATCTGATAGATGCTATGATAATTTCCGCAAAGGCTGCGAACGAAAAGAACATACCTGTGGTACTTGATGCAGTGGGTGTAGGTGCCACCGGATTCCGTGATGACATGGCTGCAAAGATACTGGATTCAGTCCAGGTTGATATCATCAAGGGTAATTACTCCGAAGTTGCCAGACTTGCAGGTGAGGACGCCCGGACCAGAGGCGTCGAGGCGACATCCATTGATGCAGACCCGAAAAAAATCGCAAAGGAGTATGCGGACTTAAGATCATGCGTGGTAGTCATGACCGGGAAAGAGGATATCATCAGTGATGGGAAAAGAGTTTTTATGGTGAAGAACGGACATGAATCAATGGGCTCAATTGTTGGTACCGGCTGTATGGCAGCTTCTGTTATCGGAATTTTTGCTGCGGTCAATCCCGACTATTGTGATGCTGCAAAGGATGCACTGTGCTATTTCGGAATAGCCGGGGAACTGGCGGCAGGAAAATCCGGTGGTCCGGGTACCTTCAAAATGCATTTCTATGACGAAGTATCCCGTCTTTCGGATGAGGAAGTACAGGCAAAGCTGAATTTTAAGGAATACTGA
- a CDS encoding AlbA family DNA-binding domain-containing protein, giving the protein MDEWIESILAAGEGYHIEFKESLDKSFVEEVCAFANSNGGKVFLGVSDKGIIKGVQTDNSFRSRVQDSLRQLQPQLDVKIEVYDNFIVADVPEGSEKPYACSRGFFLRNGANSQKLNRNEIIAFFQKEGRIRFEELRNDKADFETDFDERAFRNFLKLAGITSSIDRMDLLRNLDCITDDGKLNNAGVLFFAKDIDFLLNHAIVVCVLYKGIEKVNILDKKDFKENIVENIDNAILFVKRHTNVEYRIEKIRREEIPDIPDIALREAIINAVCHRDYFDRGSNVLVEVFDDRVEISNPGGLPSGLKPSEFGTRSVARNPLIASLLHRIDYIEKVGTGINRIKQAVEESDKASVEFSYDGSFSVVFRKRDASSEKTVEKTVEKTVEKTVENSAEKIIEAIKEKPSITTKELTRITGLSRRGVEWNIAKLKEEGRLKRIGPDRGGHWEVTDQSES; this is encoded by the coding sequence ATGGATGAATGGATAGAGAGTATTCTTGCAGCCGGCGAAGGATACCATATTGAGTTCAAGGAGAGTCTTGATAAGTCGTTTGTGGAAGAGGTTTGCGCTTTTGCTAATTCCAATGGCGGTAAGGTTTTTCTTGGAGTTAGCGATAAGGGAATTATCAAGGGAGTTCAGACCGATAACAGTTTCAGATCAAGAGTGCAGGATTCCCTGAGACAGCTGCAGCCACAGTTAGATGTTAAAATCGAAGTATATGACAATTTCATTGTTGCCGATGTGCCGGAGGGAAGCGAAAAACCTTATGCCTGCTCCAGAGGCTTCTTTCTCCGGAACGGGGCAAATTCCCAGAAGCTTAACCGTAATGAGATAATAGCTTTTTTCCAGAAGGAAGGTCGTATTCGTTTTGAGGAACTGAGAAATGACAAGGCTGATTTTGAGACGGATTTTGATGAAAGGGCGTTTCGTAATTTCCTGAAGCTCGCGGGCATTACCAGTTCCATCGACCGGATGGATCTGCTCAGGAATCTGGATTGCATTACCGATGACGGAAAACTGAACAATGCCGGTGTGCTGTTCTTTGCAAAGGATATCGATTTCCTGCTGAATCATGCGATAGTGGTCTGTGTTCTGTATAAGGGAATCGAAAAAGTGAATATTCTTGACAAGAAAGATTTCAAGGAGAATATTGTTGAGAACATCGATAATGCTATCCTTTTTGTCAAAAGGCATACCAATGTGGAGTACAGGATTGAAAAGATCCGCCGTGAGGAAATTCCCGATATACCCGATATAGCCCTCAGGGAAGCTATTATCAATGCAGTATGCCACCGTGATTATTTTGACCGGGGTTCCAATGTGCTTGTTGAGGTCTTTGACGACAGGGTTGAAATATCAAATCCCGGCGGCCTGCCAAGTGGCCTGAAACCCTCTGAGTTCGGTACCCGGAGTGTTGCCCGCAATCCCCTTATTGCCTCCCTGCTGCATCGGATCGATTATATCGAGAAGGTCGGCACCGGGATAAACCGTATCAAGCAGGCTGTGGAAGAAAGTGATAAAGCATCGGTGGAGTTCTCCTACGATGGCAGTTTTTCTGTGGTTTTCCGAAAACGCGATGCAAGTTCGGAGAAGACTGTGGAGAAAACTGTGGAGAAAACTGTGGAGAAAACTGTGGAGAATTCCGCAGAAAAGATCATCGAAGCAATTAAAGAGAAACCTTCCATCACCACAAAAGAACTGACCAGGATAACAGGCCTATCCCGACGCGGAGTGGAGTGGAATATTGCTAAATTGAAAGAAGAAGGGCGTTTGAAGCGCATAGGACCTGACAGAGGCGGACACTGGGAAGTGACGGACCAATCTGAAAGCTGA
- the thiE gene encoding thiamine phosphate synthase, with product MNTKRSLLEMIDFYLVTDSGLSKKGTVSDVKCAVAAGCRIVQYREKSGSTKDMILEASQIKKLCGNEAIFLVNDRIDVALAVEADGVHIGQDDMPIDIARQLLGPDKIIGLTVHNIEEAIEAEREGADYVGLSPIFDTSTKKDAGNGIGPESIRAVKDAISIPVIAIGGINKENCVSVVRGGADSLVAISAVVCSEDVERETRSFIDTIRKTKLDM from the coding sequence ATGAACACTAAAAGATCTCTACTCGAGATGATCGACTTTTATCTTGTCACCGATTCCGGCCTCTCTAAAAAAGGAACCGTTTCGGATGTAAAATGTGCTGTTGCAGCAGGATGCCGGATAGTGCAGTACAGGGAAAAGTCAGGAAGTACGAAGGATATGATACTTGAAGCGTCACAGATCAAAAAACTCTGTGGTAATGAAGCGATCTTTCTGGTGAACGACCGGATCGATGTTGCACTGGCGGTGGAGGCTGATGGTGTTCATATAGGGCAGGATGATATGCCCATAGATATTGCAAGGCAGCTTCTGGGTCCTGATAAGATCATCGGCCTCACCGTCCATAATATTGAAGAGGCTATTGAAGCTGAAAGAGAGGGTGCCGATTATGTTGGTCTGAGCCCCATATTTGATACTTCCACCAAAAAGGATGCCGGAAATGGCATTGGTCCTGAAAGCATCAGGGCTGTAAAGGATGCTATAAGTATCCCTGTTATTGCAATTGGCGGAATCAATAAAGAGAACTGCGTGAGTGTTGTTCGGGGAGGCGCTGACAGCCTTGTAGCTATCTCTGCAGTCGTGTGCAGTGAGGATGTGGAAAGGGAAACAAGGAGTTTTATTGATACTATCCGGAAAACAAAACTGGATATGTAA
- a CDS encoding cobalamin B12-binding domain-containing protein yields MHPKEYFVPKLIEAVLKYDENKVEEIALDALSAGTDPVILVEEGLSVAMERVGEMFSEGKLYLPHVIAASEAMNAGVRALLPAHEEYVPMSGFKATVMIGTIEGDIHSIGKDIVAASLQIAGYRVIDLGIDVPVEEFTEKALELSPDVVATSALMNITMVNQQVLEEKLKDTGIRDRLKTVVGGSPVSDEWALEIGADIYGADAADTVEKLNVLFCSAKESILIEDREKCRAVRIGEFASG; encoded by the coding sequence ATGCATCCCAAGGAATATTTTGTCCCGAAACTGATAGAAGCAGTTCTGAAATATGATGAAAATAAAGTAGAAGAAATTGCTCTTGATGCACTTAGTGCGGGAACCGATCCTGTCATCCTGGTAGAAGAAGGACTCAGTGTTGCCATGGAACGGGTAGGAGAGATGTTCAGTGAAGGGAAGTTATACCTTCCGCATGTGATTGCGGCTTCAGAAGCAATGAATGCCGGGGTAAGGGCTCTTCTGCCAGCTCATGAAGAATATGTTCCAATGAGTGGATTCAAAGCTACTGTCATGATCGGGACCATTGAAGGGGATATTCATTCAATAGGAAAGGATATTGTTGCTGCCTCACTTCAGATCGCAGGCTACAGGGTAATTGATCTTGGGATCGACGTTCCTGTTGAAGAATTTACTGAAAAAGCGTTGGAACTGTCTCCGGATGTAGTTGCCACATCGGCTCTCATGAATATAACCATGGTAAATCAGCAGGTACTGGAAGAAAAGTTAAAGGATACCGGTATCCGGGACAGGTTGAAAACTGTCGTGGGCGGTTCTCCTGTAAGTGATGAATGGGCTCTTGAGATCGGAGCGGATATATATGGTGCTGATGCTGCCGATACTGTGGAAAAACTGAACGTTTTGTTTTGTTCTGCAAAAGAAAGTATACTCATTGAGGACAGAGAGAAATGTAGGGCAGTCCGAATCGGTGAATTTGCAAGCGGTTGA
- a CDS encoding DUF7544 domain-containing protein, which translates to MVDAVDSAFKRTKKSLLEPFDFWKWMKLALIVFLGAGSPFLSNSTGSGGSFDDPEMNAELSSAFDSFVNFVTSDQYFSLIVTAIILLLVVLVLFAYIRNVMEYVFVDSLVSNEVKLREYFRNYLGKGFWLFIFRLLVAVAVIVLAIIMVLPVFLLMIGTAESESWIGFLFSLLLLIVAIVMAAVISGALNSFINLSIPVSMYGSKSISAAFSRVLRTFRNDWKQIVLYWIGRAVLRIAVGIAVGIVAIIVAVILLVVLGIVDLALYYIFEPVLSDPSIIIWSMAGIIVFLELLFLIFIISIVEMPGKVFLKYHMLTFMQHWYLEMEIPMFDTEQKKLENTNEAY; encoded by the coding sequence GTGGTTGATGCAGTAGATAGTGCCTTTAAAAGAACAAAAAAGAGCCTTCTTGAGCCATTTGATTTCTGGAAATGGATGAAACTCGCATTAATAGTATTCCTTGGAGCAGGGAGCCCGTTCCTGAGTAACAGCACGGGATCTGGTGGATCTTTTGACGATCCGGAAATGAATGCTGAGCTTTCTTCCGCCTTTGATAGTTTTGTTAATTTTGTAACATCAGACCAATATTTCAGTCTGATAGTAACAGCAATCATCCTTCTGTTAGTAGTTCTTGTTTTGTTCGCATACATCAGGAATGTTATGGAATACGTTTTTGTAGATTCCCTGGTCAGCAACGAAGTCAAGCTCAGGGAATATTTTCGCAACTATCTAGGAAAAGGCTTCTGGCTCTTCATTTTCCGTCTTCTGGTTGCAGTTGCAGTCATTGTCTTAGCAATAATAATGGTGCTTCCCGTATTTCTGCTGATGATAGGAACTGCCGAAAGCGAGTCCTGGATTGGTTTCTTGTTTTCTTTACTTCTACTGATTGTAGCCATAGTAATGGCAGCAGTTATATCCGGTGCATTAAATTCTTTCATAAACCTGTCCATACCCGTGTCAATGTACGGTTCAAAAAGCATATCTGCAGCATTTTCCCGGGTATTGCGAACATTCAGGAATGATTGGAAACAGATAGTTCTCTACTGGATAGGAAGAGCAGTATTGCGAATAGCGGTCGGTATAGCAGTAGGAATCGTAGCAATAATAGTTGCTGTAATTCTTTTGGTCGTTTTGGGAATAGTCGATCTGGCATTATACTACATATTCGAGCCGGTACTGTCCGATCCTAGTATTATTATATGGAGTATGGCAGGCATAATTGTGTTCCTGGAACTCTTGTTTTTGATATTCATAATATCAATTGTAGAGATGCCAGGAAAAGTTTTCCTGAAATATCATATGCTCACGTTCATGCAGCATTGGTACCTGGAAATGGAGATACCGATGTTCGACACAGAGCAGAAAAAGCTTGAAAACACGAATGAAGCATACTAA
- a CDS encoding type I restriction-modification enzyme R subunit C-terminal domain-containing protein: MSQNQNPEQKARDIIDEKLDDTGWKVQDRNKIDWNVSSGIAVREYWTDVGPADYVLFVDKVPVGIIEAKKEEEGCKLTVVEEQSAEYASSKLKYLDNDPLPFVYESNGELTRFTDYRDPKPRSRPVFSFHRPDTFIAWLKNDKSLRSRLMNIPELGIQGLRDCQVKAIMNLEESFKDNRPKALVQMATGSGKTYTAITSIYRLLKFADAKRVLFLVDTKNLGEQAEQEFMAYVPNDDNRKFTELYNVQRLRSNFIASDSQVCISTIQRLYSILKGEELDEEMEEENPAERKEWQKKPVPVAYNKDIPIETFDFVVIDECHRSIYNLWKQVLDYFDAFLIGLTATPDKRTFGFFNENVVSEYSHEDAVADGVNVGYDVYTIETEITKNGAQIQAGQYVDRREKLSRKKRWEQLDEDYTYTGKKLDKDVVNPSQIRNVIKAFRDKLPEIFPGRNEVPKTLIFAKTDSHADDIIQIVREEFNEGNAFCKKVTYKAEDDPKSVLAAFRNDYNPRIAVTVDMIATGTDVKPLECLLFMRDVKSRNYFEQMKGRGTRTIELDDLKKVTPSVVSAKTHFVVVDASGVTKSVKTESRAMERKKGVPMKELLEAVTFGAESEDLYVSLASRLSRLNKQLTDDERETFAEKADGKNINQAVRDLLNAYNPDIIEAKAFEIKQRDPEIPESELKTQAQKELIDTARSTFTRELNEYIENVRRVHEQIIDSVNIDRVTRAEWDKDAVAKADDLVDDFKAYMEANKDEITALSIFYDQPYRRRDVTFRMIKEVMDKLKAEKPQFAPHRIWQAYEQLEDVKGNSPKNELTALIALIRRITGIDPVLTAYDQTVNRNFQDWVFGKQAGTLKFTEEQMDWLRTIKNYVTNSFHLEMDDLDYAPFDRLGGRGRMYQLFGDEMAGIINEMNEALAA; the protein is encoded by the coding sequence ATGAGCCAGAATCAGAACCCAGAGCAAAAAGCCAGGGATATCATTGATGAAAAGCTAGATGATACTGGCTGGAAAGTGCAGGATCGAAACAAGATCGACTGGAACGTCTCATCCGGAATTGCAGTAAGAGAATACTGGACTGATGTTGGGCCTGCGGATTACGTTCTTTTTGTTGATAAAGTGCCTGTAGGGATTATTGAGGCAAAAAAGGAAGAAGAAGGGTGCAAATTAACAGTTGTGGAAGAGCAGTCAGCTGAATATGCTTCCAGCAAATTGAAGTATCTGGACAATGACCCGCTTCCCTTTGTTTATGAAAGTAATGGGGAGCTTACAAGGTTTACAGATTATCGCGACCCAAAACCACGGTCCAGACCAGTTTTTTCTTTCCACAGGCCCGATACTTTCATAGCATGGCTCAAAAACGATAAGTCACTCCGATCCCGGTTGATGAATATTCCGGAGCTTGGAATACAGGGGCTGCGTGATTGTCAGGTCAAGGCGATCATGAATCTTGAGGAATCATTTAAGGATAATCGTCCAAAGGCACTGGTCCAGATGGCAACAGGGTCGGGTAAGACATATACTGCTATTACATCTATCTACAGATTGCTTAAGTTTGCAGATGCTAAGAGAGTGCTTTTCCTTGTGGATACAAAGAATCTCGGAGAACAGGCAGAGCAGGAGTTTATGGCCTATGTTCCGAATGACGATAACCGTAAGTTCACGGAATTATATAATGTGCAGCGTCTGCGTTCCAATTTTATTGCTTCTGACAGTCAAGTTTGTATCTCCACTATCCAGCGTCTTTATTCGATACTGAAAGGGGAAGAGCTGGATGAGGAAATGGAAGAGGAGAATCCGGCTGAAAGGAAAGAATGGCAAAAGAAACCTGTGCCTGTAGCTTATAATAAAGATATACCAATTGAAACGTTTGATTTTGTTGTTATAGACGAATGCCACCGTTCCATATACAATCTCTGGAAACAGGTGCTTGATTATTTCGATGCTTTTCTGATAGGACTGACTGCCACACCTGATAAACGTACATTCGGCTTTTTCAATGAGAATGTGGTTAGTGAATACAGTCATGAGGATGCGGTTGCCGATGGGGTGAATGTAGGGTATGATGTATACACTATCGAGACCGAGATCACCAAAAACGGTGCTCAGATACAGGCCGGCCAGTATGTGGACCGCAGGGAGAAACTCAGTCGTAAAAAACGCTGGGAACAACTGGATGAGGACTACACTTACACAGGGAAGAAACTGGATAAAGATGTTGTCAACCCCAGCCAGATACGCAATGTAATAAAGGCATTCAGGGATAAGCTGCCGGAGATATTTCCCGGAAGGAATGAGGTTCCAAAGACGCTGATATTTGCCAAGACCGACAGTCATGCCGATGATATTATCCAGATAGTCAGAGAAGAGTTCAATGAAGGGAATGCTTTCTGCAAGAAGGTTACATATAAGGCAGAGGATGACCCGAAATCAGTACTTGCAGCTTTCCGTAATGACTATAATCCGAGAATTGCCGTGACGGTGGATATGATTGCCACCGGTACGGATGTTAAGCCACTGGAATGCCTGCTTTTCATGAGGGATGTGAAGAGCCGCAATTATTTCGAGCAGATGAAGGGACGCGGTACAAGGACCATTGAACTGGATGACCTGAAAAAAGTGACACCTTCGGTTGTTTCTGCCAAGACCCATTTTGTTGTTGTGGATGCCTCCGGTGTGACTAAATCGGTTAAAACCGAAAGCAGGGCTATGGAACGTAAGAAAGGTGTTCCCATGAAAGAACTGCTGGAGGCTGTGACCTTCGGAGCGGAGAGTGAAGACCTCTATGTTTCCCTTGCCAGCCGTCTTTCAAGGCTGAACAAGCAGCTTACTGATGATGAAAGGGAGACCTTTGCTGAGAAGGCAGATGGAAAGAACATAAACCAGGCTGTCAGGGACCTGCTCAATGCCTATAATCCGGATATAATTGAGGCAAAAGCCTTTGAGATCAAACAACGTGATCCGGAGATTCCCGAATCGGAACTGAAGACACAGGCCCAAAAGGAACTCATAGATACTGCAAGATCAACCTTTACCAGGGAGTTGAACGAGTATATCGAAAATGTCCGCAGGGTGCATGAGCAGATCATTGATTCGGTGAACATTGACAGGGTCACCCGGGCTGAATGGGATAAGGATGCTGTGGCAAAGGCGGACGATCTTGTAGATGATTTCAAGGCATACATGGAAGCCAATAAGGATGAGATCACGGCACTAAGTATCTTCTATGACCAACCTTACCGGCGCAGGGACGTGACCTTCAGGATGATAAAAGAGGTGATGGATAAACTGAAAGCTGAAAAGCCGCAGTTTGCCCCACACCGTATATGGCAGGCATACGAGCAACTGGAAGATGTCAAAGGTAATTCACCAAAGAACGAGCTTACAGCCCTGATCGCGCTTATCCGAAGGATCACTGGTATAGATCCGGTTCTTACAGCATACGACCAGACCGTGAACAGGAATTTCCAGGACTGGGTTTTTGGAAAACAGGCTGGAACCCTGAAGTTCACCGAGGAACAGATGGACTGGCTGCGCACAATTAAAAACTATGTGACCAATAGCTTCCATCTGGAAATGGATGACCTTGACTATGCACCTTTTGACCGCCTTGGCGGTCGTGGCAGGATGTACCAGTTATTTGGTGATGAGATGGCCGGGATTATTAATGAGATGAATGAGGCGCTGGCGGCTTGA